In Gossypium hirsutum isolate 1008001.06 chromosome D06, Gossypium_hirsutum_v2.1, whole genome shotgun sequence, one genomic interval encodes:
- the LOC107960203 gene encoding protein GID8 homolog, which yields MSLFWVMIPQLAEIQEQMASSKKVIMREEWEKRLNHIRIRKEDMNKLVMNFLVTEGYAEAVAKFRMETGTEPDMDVAMIMDRMAVKEAVQCGNVEDAIEKVNDLNPEILDTNPELFFHLQQQRLIELIRNEKIEEALEFAQEELAPRGEENQSFLEELERTVSLLVFKDVSNCPVRELLDISQRLKTANEVNAAILTSQSHEKDPKLHSLLKMLIWAQNQLDEKATYPRIKDFLKATLENPAV from the exons ATGTCACTGTTTTGGGTTATGATTCCTCAACTAGCTGAAATTCAAGAACAAATg GCTTCCTCCAAGAAAGTGATTATGAGGGAAGAGTGGGAAAAGAGATTGAATCATATTAGAATAAGGAAAGAAGACATGAATAAATTGGTGATGAACTTTCTTGTTACTGAGGGATATGCCGAAGCTGTGGCAAAATTCCGGATGGAAACGGGAACCGAAC CTGATATGGATGTTGCAATGATCATGGATCGTATGGCTGTTAAAGAGGCAGTACAATGTGGAAACGTTGAGGATGCGATTGAGAAAGTTAATGATCTAAATCCCgag ATATTGGATACAAATCCGGAACTCTTTTTCCATCTTCAACAGCAGAGATTGATAGAACTGATTCGGAATGAAAAAATAGAAGAAGCCTTGGAGTTTGCTCAAGAGGAGCTAGCACCTAGGGGAGAAGAAAAT CAAAGCTTTTTAGAAGAGTTGGAGAGGACCGTTTCACTCTTGGTTTTCAAAGACGTTTCGAACTGTCCCGTAAGAGAGCTTTTGGATATTTCACAGCGCCTTAAGACAGCAAACGAGGTCAATGCAGCCATTCTTACTAGCCAGAGTCATGAAAAAG ACCCAAAGCTTCATAGCTTGCTAAAGATGCTGATATGGGCACAAAATCAACTAGACGAAAAAGCTACTTATCCTCGGATAAAAGATTTTTTGAAAGCCACACTTGAAAATCCCGCTGTTTGA
- the LOC107960202 gene encoding polyphenol oxidase, chloroplastic-like (The RefSeq protein has 5 substitutions compared to this genomic sequence), whose protein sequence is MATISPSITSSFLPKKSKYSIIKNPKFKNPKSIPCKAINGEQEHPKHKFDRRDVLIGLGGLYYGAASLNDAMAAPISAPEMEKCGRADVPEGVQTTDCCPPVSKRILDFKPPFSNSPVRVRPAAHLVDDEYIRKYSKAIELMKALPHDDPRSFMQQANVHCAYCEGAYDQVGFPNLELQVHNSWLFFPFHRYYLYFFERILGHLIDDPTFGLPFWNWDSPAGMWMPDMFMDTNSSLYDKFRNSRHYPPTMVDLDYNGEDEHETKMNKDQVKSNLSIMYRQMVSNAKTPRLFLGGPFRAGDEPYQGSGSIENVPHGPVHVWCGDDKQPNGEDMGTFYSAARDPIFYAHHSNVDRMWSVWKTIENINRKDFDDPDWLNASFLFYDENANLVRVKVRDCLDHRNLGYVYQFVDLPWLKEKPTPRKLTKKNKAPPPPVSSTEFVLDKPVRVNVERPRKSRSKTEKEEKEEILVIDIELKGDLFVKFDVYVNDEDDAGSNIGSENTEFAGSYVNVPNKHKQGKTLKTRLRLGLTDLLEDLGADDDDGIVVTLVPKYGKGNIKISGIKIEFDN, encoded by the coding sequence ATGGCTACCATTTACCCATCCATTACCTCTTCGTTCcttccaaaaaaatcaaaattttctataattaaaaaccctaaattcaaaaaccctaaatcaATTCCCTGCAAAGCCATTAATGGTGAACAAGAACACCCTAAGCACAAGTTTGATCGAAGGGACGTTCTCATTGGCCTTGGAGGCCTTTATTATGGAGCAGCTAGCCTTAACGATGCAATGGCGGCCCCGATATCTGCCCCAGAGATGGAAAAATGTGGTCGTGCCGATGTACCCGAAGGTGTCCAGACGACCGATTGTTGCCCACCGGTGTCAAAAAGGATCTTAGATTTTAAACCGCCATTTTCAAATTCACCAGTACGAGTCCGGCCGGCGGCGCATTTAGTCGATGATGAATATATAAGGAAATATTCTAAGGCgattgagcttatgaaagctcttccACATGATGATCCACGTAGTTTCATGCAACAAGCTAATGTTCATTGTGCTTATTGTGAAGGAGCTTATGATCAAGTAGGGTTTCCAAATCTTGAACTTCAAGTTCATAATTCATggctttttttcccttttcatcgatattatttatattttttcgaGAGGATTTTAGGCCATTTGATTGATGACCCGACTTTCGGTTTGCCGTTCTGGAACTGGGATTCTCCTGCCGGTATGCGGATGCCTGATATGTTTATGGATACTAACTCATCTCTTTATGataagtttcgtaactcgaggcATTACCCGCCAACAATGGTGGATTTGGATTATAACGGTGAGGACGAACACGAAACGAAAATGAACAAAGATCAAGTGAAAAGCAACCTAAGGATTATGTATAGGCAAATGGTTTCAAATGCTAAAACCCCTAGACTTTTCCTCGGTGGACCATTTCGAGCTGGTGATGAACCATATCAAGGTTCGGGTTCTATCGAAAATGTTCCGCATGGACCTGTTCATGTATGGTGCGGCGACGATAAACAACCCAACGGTGAAGATATGGGAACTTTTTATTCAGCTGCGAGAGACCCCATTTTTTACGCTCATCATTCGAACGTTGATCGAATGTGGAGTGTTTGGAAAACCATAGAAAATATCAATAGAAAAGATTTCGATGATCCGGATTGGCTTAATGCATCGTTTCTTTTCTACGATGAAAACGCGAATCTGGTTCGTGTTAAAGTTCGTGATTGTCTTGACCATCGAAACTTAGGTTATGTCTATCAATTTGTTGATCTTCCATGGCTGAAAGAGAAGCCAACACCACGAAAGCTAACAAAGAAGAACAAAGCCCCGCCGCCGCCTGTTTCGAGCACGGAATTCGTTTTGGATAAACCCGTGAGGGTGAACGTCGAAAGGCCGAGGAAATCGAGGAGCAAAACTgaaaaggaagagaaagaggagATATTGGTGATTGACATTGAGTTGAAGGGAGATTTGTTTGTCAAATTCGACGTTTACGTGAACGACGAGGATGATGCAGGTTCGAACATTGGGTCTGAAAATACCGAGTTCGCAGGGAGCTATGTTAATGTCCCAAATAAACATAAACAAGGGAAGACATTGAAGACATGTTTGAGATTAGGATTAACAGATTTGTTGGAAGATTTAGGGGCAGATGATGATGATGGTATTGTGGTGACTTTGGTGCCTAAATATGGAAAGGGTAACATCAAGATTAGTGGCATCAAGATTGagtttgataattaa